A part of Bacillus rossius redtenbacheri isolate Brsri chromosome 1, Brsri_v3, whole genome shotgun sequence genomic DNA contains:
- the LOC134542679 gene encoding 3-phosphoinositide-dependent protein kinase 1 isoform X1, producing the protein MFGSRKKDSMNREKCSRANVIVSAVTRFLKIGKLTKVKRKRVPTAVLPPPEQVRHTAMSPPHTVPTATVQPVSKLAQNQTPPKMTPKDYVFGKVIGEGSFSTVYLAMDIHTNKEYAIKVCDKRHIMREKKAKYVKREKEVLHMLSSNVKPTAPFFVKLYCTFQDVDRLYFVLSYAKNGELLPHINKVGSFDVTCTRFYAGEVLLAMEHLHSLGVIHRDLKPENILLDDKMHILITDFGSSKILSEETEQTNTGEPQPRRRNSFVGTAQYVSPELLTDKFASKSADLWALGCLVYQMVAGLPPFRARSEYLIFKKILDLDYIFPDGFDQSARDLVEKLLVLEPSKRLGAEDVSGYPSIRSHHFFGGLEFEVLHKQTPPQIYPYLPGTSEHEELRSHYRVPDHLEPGLDDKQLTRLLGLDLQGGNRTPSPEPERPKKRATVLDMSSEEMRQQLEAQKNSPWHAFVEDNLILKQGLVDKRKGLFARRRMLLLTTGPHLYYVDPVNMVLKGQIPWSPELRVEPKNFKIFFVHTPNRTYYLEDPEGYALEWCKAIEEVRIHTYGLGS; encoded by the exons CGTGTTCCCACAGCAGTGCTGCCACCACCAGAGCAAGTACGCCACACAGCGATGTCCCCGCCTCACACGGTCCCCACCGCCACCGTGCAGCCGGTCTCCAAGCTGGCACAGAACCAAACACCCCCCAAGATGACGCCCAAGGACTATGTCTTTGGCAAGGTGATAGGGGAGGGCAGCTTCTCCACGGTGTACCTGGCCATGGACATCCACACCAACAAGGAGTACGCCA TCAAAGTGTGTGATAAGAGACATATCATGAGAGAAAAGAAGGCTAAGTATGTCAAGCGGGAAAAAGAAGTTCTCCACATGCTCAGCTCAAACGTCAAGCCAACTGCACCTTTCTTTGTGAAGCTGTATTGTACGTTTCAAGATGTTGATAGGCTTT ATTTTGTACTATCTTATGCCAAAAATGGTGAACTTTTACCACATATCAACAAAGTTGGATCATTTGATGTCACCTGCACAAGGTTTTACGCGGGAGAGGTTCTTTTGGCCATGGAGCATCTTCACAGCCTTGGAGTTATCCACag GGATCTCAAACCTGAAAACATATTACTGGATGACAAGATGCACATCTTAATCACAGATTTTGGGTCTTCTAAGATACTGAGTGAAGAGACTGAGCAGACAAACACAG GTGAGCCGCAGCCTCGGCGGCGAAACAGCTTCGTCGGCACTGCGCAGTACGTCTCCCCCGAGCTGCTCACCGACAAGTTTGCATCGAAAAGTGCCGACTTGTGGGCTCTCGGCTGCCTCGTGTATCAGATGGTGGCAGGTCTACCACCATTCAGGGCGAG gagtgaatacttaatatttaagaaaatattggaTTTGGACTACATATTTCCAGATGGATTTGATCAGAGTGCAAGAGATCTAGTCGAGAAGCTGTTG GTCCTGGAGCCTAGCAAACGGCTTGGTGCCGAAGATGTGTCTGGTTACCCTTCCATACGGTCTCACCATTTCTTTGGTGGTTTAGAGTTTGAGGTGCTCCACAAGCAGACCCCACCACAGATATACCCCTACCTCCCTGGCACCTCCGAACACGAGGAGCTTAGGAGTCATTACAGG GTCCCAGACCACTTGGAGCCGGGGCTGGATGACAAGCAGCTGACTCGACTCCTAGGGCTGGACCTGCAGGGCGGGAACCGCACCCCGAGTCCCGAGCCCGAAAGGCCTAAGAAGAGAGCCACCGTCTTAGACATGAGCTCCGAGGAGATGCGCCAGCAGTTGGAAGCGCAGAAGAACTCCCCCTGGCATGCGTTTGTGGAGGACAACCTGATCCTTAAACAAGGCCTTGTAGACAAGCGAAAG GGTCTTTTTGCGAGACGGAGAATGTTGTTGCTGACTACGGGTCCCCACTTGTACTATGTGGATCCTGTTAATATGGTTCTTAAGGGCCAGATTCCTTGGAGTCCAGAGCTGAGAGTTGAGCCCAagaacttcaaaatattttttgtacacacA ccaaaTCGGACGTATTATCTGGAAGACCCAGAAGGCTATGCGTTGGAATGGTGCAAGGCTATTGAAGAAGTTAGAATACACACATATGGTCTAGGTTCATAA
- the LOC134542679 gene encoding 3-phosphoinositide-dependent protein kinase 1 isoform X3, translating to MLKRVPTAVLPPPEQVRHTAMSPPHTVPTATVQPVSKLAQNQTPPKMTPKDYVFGKVIGEGSFSTVYLAMDIHTNKEYAIKVCDKRHIMREKKAKYVKREKEVLHMLSSNVKPTAPFFVKLYCTFQDVDRLYFVLSYAKNGELLPHINKVGSFDVTCTRFYAGEVLLAMEHLHSLGVIHRDLKPENILLDDKMHILITDFGSSKILSEETEQTNTGEPQPRRRNSFVGTAQYVSPELLTDKFASKSADLWALGCLVYQMVAGLPPFRARSEYLIFKKILDLDYIFPDGFDQSARDLVEKLLVLEPSKRLGAEDVSGYPSIRSHHFFGGLEFEVLHKQTPPQIYPYLPGTSEHEELRSHYRVPDHLEPGLDDKQLTRLLGLDLQGGNRTPSPEPERPKKRATVLDMSSEEMRQQLEAQKNSPWHAFVEDNLILKQGLVDKRKGLFARRRMLLLTTGPHLYYVDPVNMVLKGQIPWSPELRVEPKNFKIFFVHTPNRTYYLEDPEGYALEWCKAIEEVRIHTYGLGS from the exons CGTGTTCCCACAGCAGTGCTGCCACCACCAGAGCAAGTACGCCACACAGCGATGTCCCCGCCTCACACGGTCCCCACCGCCACCGTGCAGCCGGTCTCCAAGCTGGCACAGAACCAAACACCCCCCAAGATGACGCCCAAGGACTATGTCTTTGGCAAGGTGATAGGGGAGGGCAGCTTCTCCACGGTGTACCTGGCCATGGACATCCACACCAACAAGGAGTACGCCA TCAAAGTGTGTGATAAGAGACATATCATGAGAGAAAAGAAGGCTAAGTATGTCAAGCGGGAAAAAGAAGTTCTCCACATGCTCAGCTCAAACGTCAAGCCAACTGCACCTTTCTTTGTGAAGCTGTATTGTACGTTTCAAGATGTTGATAGGCTTT ATTTTGTACTATCTTATGCCAAAAATGGTGAACTTTTACCACATATCAACAAAGTTGGATCATTTGATGTCACCTGCACAAGGTTTTACGCGGGAGAGGTTCTTTTGGCCATGGAGCATCTTCACAGCCTTGGAGTTATCCACag GGATCTCAAACCTGAAAACATATTACTGGATGACAAGATGCACATCTTAATCACAGATTTTGGGTCTTCTAAGATACTGAGTGAAGAGACTGAGCAGACAAACACAG GTGAGCCGCAGCCTCGGCGGCGAAACAGCTTCGTCGGCACTGCGCAGTACGTCTCCCCCGAGCTGCTCACCGACAAGTTTGCATCGAAAAGTGCCGACTTGTGGGCTCTCGGCTGCCTCGTGTATCAGATGGTGGCAGGTCTACCACCATTCAGGGCGAG gagtgaatacttaatatttaagaaaatattggaTTTGGACTACATATTTCCAGATGGATTTGATCAGAGTGCAAGAGATCTAGTCGAGAAGCTGTTG GTCCTGGAGCCTAGCAAACGGCTTGGTGCCGAAGATGTGTCTGGTTACCCTTCCATACGGTCTCACCATTTCTTTGGTGGTTTAGAGTTTGAGGTGCTCCACAAGCAGACCCCACCACAGATATACCCCTACCTCCCTGGCACCTCCGAACACGAGGAGCTTAGGAGTCATTACAGG GTCCCAGACCACTTGGAGCCGGGGCTGGATGACAAGCAGCTGACTCGACTCCTAGGGCTGGACCTGCAGGGCGGGAACCGCACCCCGAGTCCCGAGCCCGAAAGGCCTAAGAAGAGAGCCACCGTCTTAGACATGAGCTCCGAGGAGATGCGCCAGCAGTTGGAAGCGCAGAAGAACTCCCCCTGGCATGCGTTTGTGGAGGACAACCTGATCCTTAAACAAGGCCTTGTAGACAAGCGAAAG GGTCTTTTTGCGAGACGGAGAATGTTGTTGCTGACTACGGGTCCCCACTTGTACTATGTGGATCCTGTTAATATGGTTCTTAAGGGCCAGATTCCTTGGAGTCCAGAGCTGAGAGTTGAGCCCAagaacttcaaaatattttttgtacacacA ccaaaTCGGACGTATTATCTGGAAGACCCAGAAGGCTATGCGTTGGAATGGTGCAAGGCTATTGAAGAAGTTAGAATACACACATATGGTCTAGGTTCATAA
- the LOC134542679 gene encoding 3-phosphoinositide-dependent protein kinase 1 isoform X4 — translation MSPPHTVPTATVQPVSKLAQNQTPPKMTPKDYVFGKVIGEGSFSTVYLAMDIHTNKEYAIKVCDKRHIMREKKAKYVKREKEVLHMLSSNVKPTAPFFVKLYCTFQDVDRLYFVLSYAKNGELLPHINKVGSFDVTCTRFYAGEVLLAMEHLHSLGVIHRDLKPENILLDDKMHILITDFGSSKILSEETEQTNTGEPQPRRRNSFVGTAQYVSPELLTDKFASKSADLWALGCLVYQMVAGLPPFRARSEYLIFKKILDLDYIFPDGFDQSARDLVEKLLVLEPSKRLGAEDVSGYPSIRSHHFFGGLEFEVLHKQTPPQIYPYLPGTSEHEELRSHYRVPDHLEPGLDDKQLTRLLGLDLQGGNRTPSPEPERPKKRATVLDMSSEEMRQQLEAQKNSPWHAFVEDNLILKQGLVDKRKGLFARRRMLLLTTGPHLYYVDPVNMVLKGQIPWSPELRVEPKNFKIFFVHTPNRTYYLEDPEGYALEWCKAIEEVRIHTYGLGS, via the exons ATGTCCCCGCCTCACACGGTCCCCACCGCCACCGTGCAGCCGGTCTCCAAGCTGGCACAGAACCAAACACCCCCCAAGATGACGCCCAAGGACTATGTCTTTGGCAAGGTGATAGGGGAGGGCAGCTTCTCCACGGTGTACCTGGCCATGGACATCCACACCAACAAGGAGTACGCCA TCAAAGTGTGTGATAAGAGACATATCATGAGAGAAAAGAAGGCTAAGTATGTCAAGCGGGAAAAAGAAGTTCTCCACATGCTCAGCTCAAACGTCAAGCCAACTGCACCTTTCTTTGTGAAGCTGTATTGTACGTTTCAAGATGTTGATAGGCTTT ATTTTGTACTATCTTATGCCAAAAATGGTGAACTTTTACCACATATCAACAAAGTTGGATCATTTGATGTCACCTGCACAAGGTTTTACGCGGGAGAGGTTCTTTTGGCCATGGAGCATCTTCACAGCCTTGGAGTTATCCACag GGATCTCAAACCTGAAAACATATTACTGGATGACAAGATGCACATCTTAATCACAGATTTTGGGTCTTCTAAGATACTGAGTGAAGAGACTGAGCAGACAAACACAG GTGAGCCGCAGCCTCGGCGGCGAAACAGCTTCGTCGGCACTGCGCAGTACGTCTCCCCCGAGCTGCTCACCGACAAGTTTGCATCGAAAAGTGCCGACTTGTGGGCTCTCGGCTGCCTCGTGTATCAGATGGTGGCAGGTCTACCACCATTCAGGGCGAG gagtgaatacttaatatttaagaaaatattggaTTTGGACTACATATTTCCAGATGGATTTGATCAGAGTGCAAGAGATCTAGTCGAGAAGCTGTTG GTCCTGGAGCCTAGCAAACGGCTTGGTGCCGAAGATGTGTCTGGTTACCCTTCCATACGGTCTCACCATTTCTTTGGTGGTTTAGAGTTTGAGGTGCTCCACAAGCAGACCCCACCACAGATATACCCCTACCTCCCTGGCACCTCCGAACACGAGGAGCTTAGGAGTCATTACAGG GTCCCAGACCACTTGGAGCCGGGGCTGGATGACAAGCAGCTGACTCGACTCCTAGGGCTGGACCTGCAGGGCGGGAACCGCACCCCGAGTCCCGAGCCCGAAAGGCCTAAGAAGAGAGCCACCGTCTTAGACATGAGCTCCGAGGAGATGCGCCAGCAGTTGGAAGCGCAGAAGAACTCCCCCTGGCATGCGTTTGTGGAGGACAACCTGATCCTTAAACAAGGCCTTGTAGACAAGCGAAAG GGTCTTTTTGCGAGACGGAGAATGTTGTTGCTGACTACGGGTCCCCACTTGTACTATGTGGATCCTGTTAATATGGTTCTTAAGGGCCAGATTCCTTGGAGTCCAGAGCTGAGAGTTGAGCCCAagaacttcaaaatattttttgtacacacA ccaaaTCGGACGTATTATCTGGAAGACCCAGAAGGCTATGCGTTGGAATGGTGCAAGGCTATTGAAGAAGTTAGAATACACACATATGGTCTAGGTTCATAA
- the LOC134542679 gene encoding 3-phosphoinositide-dependent protein kinase 1 isoform X2, translated as MANATGQMRVPTAVLPPPEQVRHTAMSPPHTVPTATVQPVSKLAQNQTPPKMTPKDYVFGKVIGEGSFSTVYLAMDIHTNKEYAIKVCDKRHIMREKKAKYVKREKEVLHMLSSNVKPTAPFFVKLYCTFQDVDRLYFVLSYAKNGELLPHINKVGSFDVTCTRFYAGEVLLAMEHLHSLGVIHRDLKPENILLDDKMHILITDFGSSKILSEETEQTNTGEPQPRRRNSFVGTAQYVSPELLTDKFASKSADLWALGCLVYQMVAGLPPFRARSEYLIFKKILDLDYIFPDGFDQSARDLVEKLLVLEPSKRLGAEDVSGYPSIRSHHFFGGLEFEVLHKQTPPQIYPYLPGTSEHEELRSHYRVPDHLEPGLDDKQLTRLLGLDLQGGNRTPSPEPERPKKRATVLDMSSEEMRQQLEAQKNSPWHAFVEDNLILKQGLVDKRKGLFARRRMLLLTTGPHLYYVDPVNMVLKGQIPWSPELRVEPKNFKIFFVHTPNRTYYLEDPEGYALEWCKAIEEVRIHTYGLGS; from the exons CGTGTTCCCACAGCAGTGCTGCCACCACCAGAGCAAGTACGCCACACAGCGATGTCCCCGCCTCACACGGTCCCCACCGCCACCGTGCAGCCGGTCTCCAAGCTGGCACAGAACCAAACACCCCCCAAGATGACGCCCAAGGACTATGTCTTTGGCAAGGTGATAGGGGAGGGCAGCTTCTCCACGGTGTACCTGGCCATGGACATCCACACCAACAAGGAGTACGCCA TCAAAGTGTGTGATAAGAGACATATCATGAGAGAAAAGAAGGCTAAGTATGTCAAGCGGGAAAAAGAAGTTCTCCACATGCTCAGCTCAAACGTCAAGCCAACTGCACCTTTCTTTGTGAAGCTGTATTGTACGTTTCAAGATGTTGATAGGCTTT ATTTTGTACTATCTTATGCCAAAAATGGTGAACTTTTACCACATATCAACAAAGTTGGATCATTTGATGTCACCTGCACAAGGTTTTACGCGGGAGAGGTTCTTTTGGCCATGGAGCATCTTCACAGCCTTGGAGTTATCCACag GGATCTCAAACCTGAAAACATATTACTGGATGACAAGATGCACATCTTAATCACAGATTTTGGGTCTTCTAAGATACTGAGTGAAGAGACTGAGCAGACAAACACAG GTGAGCCGCAGCCTCGGCGGCGAAACAGCTTCGTCGGCACTGCGCAGTACGTCTCCCCCGAGCTGCTCACCGACAAGTTTGCATCGAAAAGTGCCGACTTGTGGGCTCTCGGCTGCCTCGTGTATCAGATGGTGGCAGGTCTACCACCATTCAGGGCGAG gagtgaatacttaatatttaagaaaatattggaTTTGGACTACATATTTCCAGATGGATTTGATCAGAGTGCAAGAGATCTAGTCGAGAAGCTGTTG GTCCTGGAGCCTAGCAAACGGCTTGGTGCCGAAGATGTGTCTGGTTACCCTTCCATACGGTCTCACCATTTCTTTGGTGGTTTAGAGTTTGAGGTGCTCCACAAGCAGACCCCACCACAGATATACCCCTACCTCCCTGGCACCTCCGAACACGAGGAGCTTAGGAGTCATTACAGG GTCCCAGACCACTTGGAGCCGGGGCTGGATGACAAGCAGCTGACTCGACTCCTAGGGCTGGACCTGCAGGGCGGGAACCGCACCCCGAGTCCCGAGCCCGAAAGGCCTAAGAAGAGAGCCACCGTCTTAGACATGAGCTCCGAGGAGATGCGCCAGCAGTTGGAAGCGCAGAAGAACTCCCCCTGGCATGCGTTTGTGGAGGACAACCTGATCCTTAAACAAGGCCTTGTAGACAAGCGAAAG GGTCTTTTTGCGAGACGGAGAATGTTGTTGCTGACTACGGGTCCCCACTTGTACTATGTGGATCCTGTTAATATGGTTCTTAAGGGCCAGATTCCTTGGAGTCCAGAGCTGAGAGTTGAGCCCAagaacttcaaaatattttttgtacacacA ccaaaTCGGACGTATTATCTGGAAGACCCAGAAGGCTATGCGTTGGAATGGTGCAAGGCTATTGAAGAAGTTAGAATACACACATATGGTCTAGGTTCATAA